A window of Onychostoma macrolepis isolate SWU-2019 chromosome 24, ASM1243209v1, whole genome shotgun sequence genomic DNA:
attaaaaaataatatatatagatagaaatataataaaaccaaATTGACATTTTGCATGTTGGTGGTGCTTTTACTAATGCTATATATTAGTAGTCTCTCGGGGTTCTAGtcacaaattttaaaaacatttcagagTAAGAGGGCTGATCTTAAATCCATCTCGTCAAGATCTTGTTTGCAGGTCATGTAAAGATTAATCGTGCCTGGATCGGTGGTCTTGTTCCCAGGAGCTTGGTGGTGGCCCAGGTGGGCGGGGATGTGCATTactataatgtgtgtgtttcaggactGGGAAGCAGAAAGTCATGACTGGTACTGTTTTGAGTGTCACCTTCCTGGAGACGTGCTAGAGTGTGACGGCTGTTTCCGTGTCTACCACCTTCGCTGTGTGTCTGAAGACCACCGGCCACGCGACACAACCTCCCACTGGCAGTGCGGCATCTGCAGGGTGGGTATAGAGAGACCCTTAGAAAACCCAGCTCAGTTCAGATTGAAAATTCTGACTGAAACAGATGTTCAAAGCCACTTTAGCTGAAACACTCTATATTAATATGCCAAATTATGTTGTTTGGCAACAGTTTATagtttaggattttttttttttttttatttggaggaaaaaatatgattattataaacaaaaaatttTATTCTGACTATTGATAAAACTAGAATGtgttagcatattagaatgatttctgaaggatgaaaTTTAAGAcggctgaaaattcagctttgccatcacacgaataaattatattttatattaaaataagagtcattttaaattgtaatagtatttcacattGATACtgtttttttgctgtattttagatcaaatgAATACAGCctaggtgagcataagagacatctttaaaaaaaaaagacaaaaaacaaaaaaaaacacttttgaactTGCAGATTTGAAATGACTATTAAACCCccaaatgcattttaagaatATGTTACATCAGTCATTTGTTTCTTGTGGTGATGTTTACTAACAGGGCAGTAAAAGGAAGAATTTGAACAAACAGGAAATGACAACATGCCTGAAGTTCATTCTTGGACGCATGAAGGAAAGGGTGGGTTTCACACTTTCACCTCTCACTTTTTCCTCACTAAATCATGTAGAAATCGAGCCTTTCCCCCACATGCATTTTCTGTTGAAATGTGAAGCAGATTTCTTCTATCTGATTGTCTTTCAGGCTGTGGACCTGCACAAGAGAGGCAAGGAGTCAAAGCAACCCATGTACAGAAGACTGATCCACACGCCTCTGGATGTGGATAACATACAAGAGGTACGCAGACCAAACACTAGTAGAAACAAATCAAAGATCATGTCCCATCAGCTTCAGTTCTCATGTGTCTTCTGTTCCCCTACAGAACATCTCAGAGGGGAAGTACAAGAGCTTTGAGGAGTTCAGGGCTGACGCTCAGCTTATTGTTCACAACACAGCCATTCTGCACGGAGGTGAGACGTATGAACCAGTCATGAGTGTGATTTATGAAACAGCTTGTGTGCACTTCACTCAAGTGTTAGCTTGACCAATTCCACATTCTCTGTCAACAGTCAACAGCGATCAGACCGAAATTGCAAGACTTCTCTACAACGACACATGCCACGAGGTCAGACCGAGCAAACAGTTGGAATTTTAAGCTTGTTTAAGGCACTTGACAAACATAGTTAAGCTTTGCTGTTTCGATTTTTGACAACATTCTTATGTTAATGGGTAAAAGATTTTGGGTACTTTTTGAACAATGAATTGcgcaattatttatttgttccaGCTGAACGAGTTAATGCTGTGCAGACACTGCTTCTATCTCTCGAACGCACGACCCGACAACTGGTTCTGTTACTCATGTGTAAGCACAGACGCATACACTCTCATTCCTGCAGATTTACATGTGATTTGTGAATGTACTTAAGGATGTTTGTCTGCGATCAGAGTCCGACTCATGAGCTGGTGTGGGCCAGGATGAAGGGCTTTGGTTATTGGCCTGCAAAGGTGATGCAGAGGGAGGGCAATCAGGTGGATGTTCGGTTCTTTGGTCATCAGCACCAAAGGTGAGCCTCAGGTTACATTAGGAGCATGTACAATACTGAATTTAAAAGAGCAAACATAAGGCTTCAGAAGCTTCATTCTAAACTAAACAAGATTATTGACTCAGAACTACAGCTGGGTGATATCAAATATTCACAACATATTTGCAATAACCAAagaaagtatcacaggttccaaaaaaaatattaagcagcacaacagtttcaacaatgataataaatcagcatattagtatgatttctgaaggatcaaattcagcgctgcatcacagaaataaattatattttaaagtatattaaaataggaaaccagtattagaaattgcaataatatttctaataatattattctaatattactaatatttctgtatttttgatcaaataaatacagccttgatgagcataagagaccccattaaaaaaacaaaacattaaaaatcttactgagcccaaacttttgaatggcagtgtatgtGTGTACGTATATGAATAACAATGTGTGTATTAATGTCAAAAGtctaaatatgttttttgtatCACCCAGCCCTACTGAAAGCTAGATTTGACTCACTTAATTGTAGACCCGGTGTAGATCTGTATGTTGGCAAACTAGCTTGTGAAACCAGCAGGCTTGTGTCTGTTTTGCTGCAGAGCATGGATTCCTTCTGACAACATCCAGGAGATCACAGTTAACGTGCAGCAGCTGCAGGTGAAGCGCAGCTCGGGGTGGAAGAAGGCATGTGATGAGCTGGAGCTCCACCAGCGGTTCCAGAGGGAGGGCCGAACCTGGAAAGGGAAGCTCGAAGAGAAGCACGACAGGTCGGACAGGCACGAAAGACAGGAAGACAGACAGGAAGAGGCGGAGTCAAGTATCTCCTCCACATCCAACGAGCAGGTGAGCACTTTGGTGCATTTCATATTGAAATAAGCCAGATTGGCtttgctttatttaatatctGGTTCTCTTATGTTATTGACAGTCAAAAGGCAACCAAGAGCCCAAAGCTAAAAAGAGCCGCCGTTCCCAAGTCGCTGAGCCCAAAGAAGAGGTttgtaatgcaatgcaatgtaTTTATTGAATGAGATGTGATGTATATGTGTGTACGTCACCTTTACCATCTCCTGCTGTTATATCAGGAACCGGAGCCTGAGATGGAAGCCGTCAGCTCAAGTCAAGAGATCCCCACAGCTGTTCCACATCAACCTGAGCGTATGTCCGTCTCCACCCAGACCAAAAAGTCTGGCTCGccttcctcctcttcctcaccaGCTCCTCGCATGGTACACCGAGGCACTCAGACGGTCAGTGAGGGCAGCTGCCAAAACATGTGCCACGACAAATACACCAAGATCTTCAGCGACGTTAAAGAAATGATGAAAGCGGAGAACAAGCGGGAAACCGAACGCGTTCTGAAAGAGGCTCTGGACAAGGTGAGGAACGTTCTTTCATTTTGGACTGACATCTGGCTCCCTCTTGTGGCCAGATACAAAGATAACCCCTTTTCCT
This region includes:
- the zmynd11 gene encoding zinc finger MYND domain-containing protein 11 isoform X3, with product MSRVVKKRQADPKVVQYVWSAIEVIRNQKQIANMDRISKYLSRVYGMHPKDTARQLVLAVKDGLVVETLTVGCKGSKAGIEQEGYWLPGDEMEQMSEGSKPSLPSEALFQDDWEAESHDWYCFECHLPGDVLECDGCFRVYHLRCVSEDHRPRDTTSHWQCGICRGSKRKNLNKQEMTTCLKFILGRMKERAVDLHKRGKESKQPMYRRLIHTPLDVDNIQENISEGKYKSFEEFRADAQLIVHNTAILHGVNSDQTEIARLLYNDTCHELNELMLCRHCFYLSNARPDNWFCYSCSPTHELVWARMKGFGYWPAKVMQREGNQVDVRFFGHQHQRAWIPSDNIQEITVNVQQLQVKRSSGWKKACDELELHQRFQREGRTWKGKLEEKHDRSDRHERQEDRQEEAESSISSTSNEQSKGNQEPKAKKSRRSQVAEPKEEEPEPEMEAVSSSQEIPTAVPHQPERMSVSTQTKKSGSPSSSSSPAPRMVHRGTQTVSEGSCQNMCHDKYTKIFSDVKEMMKAENKRETERVLKEALDKLRVEMEEEKRQAVNKAVSNTQAEMERKCKQVKEKCKEELMEEMKKMVAQHKQLISQTKKKQWCYNCEEEAMYHCCWNTSYCSIKCQQEHWHADHKRTCRRKR
- the zmynd11 gene encoding zinc finger MYND domain-containing protein 11 isoform X1 encodes the protein MGGRKYQTETRLELATMSRVVKKRQADPKVVQYVWSAIEVIRNQKQIANMDRISKYLSRVYGMHPKDTARQLVLAVKDGLVVETLTVGCKGSKAGIEQEGYWLPGDEMEQMSEGSKPSLPSEALFQDDWEAESHDWYCFECHLPGDVLECDGCFRVYHLRCVSEDHRPRDTTSHWQCGICRGSKRKNLNKQEMTTCLKFILGRMKERAVDLHKRGKESKQPMYRRLIHTPLDVDNIQENISEGKYKSFEEFRADAQLIVHNTAILHGVNSDQTEIARLLYNDTCHELNELMLCRHCFYLSNARPDNWFCYSCSPTHELVWARMKGFGYWPAKVMQREGNQVDVRFFGHQHQRAWIPSDNIQEITVNVQQLQVKRSSGWKKACDELELHQRFQREGRTWKGKLEEKHDRSDRHERQEDRQEEAESSISSTSNEQSKGNQEPKAKKSRRSQVAEPKEEEPEPEMEAVSSSQEIPTAVPHQPERMSVSTQTKKSGSPSSSSSPAPRMVHRGTQTVSEGSCQNMCHDKYTKIFSDVKEMMKAENKRETERVLKEALDKLRVEMEEEKRQAVNKAVSNTQAEMERKCKQVKEKCKEELMEEMKKMVAQHKQLISQTKKKQWCYNCEEEAMYHCCWNTSYCSIKCQQEHWHADHKRTCRRKR
- the zmynd11 gene encoding zinc finger MYND domain-containing protein 11 isoform X2 — protein: MGGRKYQTETRLELATMSRVVKKRQADPKVVQYVWSAIEVIRNQKQIANMDRISKYLSRVYGMHPKDTARQLVLAVKDGLVVETLTVGCKGSKAGIEQEGYWLPGDEMEQMSEGSKDWEAESHDWYCFECHLPGDVLECDGCFRVYHLRCVSEDHRPRDTTSHWQCGICRGSKRKNLNKQEMTTCLKFILGRMKERAVDLHKRGKESKQPMYRRLIHTPLDVDNIQENISEGKYKSFEEFRADAQLIVHNTAILHGVNSDQTEIARLLYNDTCHELNELMLCRHCFYLSNARPDNWFCYSCSPTHELVWARMKGFGYWPAKVMQREGNQVDVRFFGHQHQRAWIPSDNIQEITVNVQQLQVKRSSGWKKACDELELHQRFQREGRTWKGKLEEKHDRSDRHERQEDRQEEAESSISSTSNEQSKGNQEPKAKKSRRSQVAEPKEEEPEPEMEAVSSSQEIPTAVPHQPERMSVSTQTKKSGSPSSSSSPAPRMVHRGTQTVSEGSCQNMCHDKYTKIFSDVKEMMKAENKRETERVLKEALDKLRVEMEEEKRQAVNKAVSNTQAEMERKCKQVKEKCKEELMEEMKKMVAQHKQLISQTKKKQWCYNCEEEAMYHCCWNTSYCSIKCQQEHWHADHKRTCRRKR
- the zmynd11 gene encoding zinc finger MYND domain-containing protein 11 isoform X4; amino-acid sequence: MGGRKYQTETRLELATMSRVVKKRQADPKVVQYVWSAIEVIRNQKQIANMDRISKYLSRVYGMHPKDTARQLVLAVKDGLVVETLTVGCKGSKAGIEQEGYWLPGDEMDWEAESHDWYCFECHLPGDVLECDGCFRVYHLRCVSEDHRPRDTTSHWQCGICRGSKRKNLNKQEMTTCLKFILGRMKERAVDLHKRGKESKQPMYRRLIHTPLDVDNIQENISEGKYKSFEEFRADAQLIVHNTAILHGVNSDQTEIARLLYNDTCHELNELMLCRHCFYLSNARPDNWFCYSCSPTHELVWARMKGFGYWPAKVMQREGNQVDVRFFGHQHQRAWIPSDNIQEITVNVQQLQVKRSSGWKKACDELELHQRFQREGRTWKGKLEEKHDRSDRHERQEDRQEEAESSISSTSNEQSKGNQEPKAKKSRRSQVAEPKEEEPEPEMEAVSSSQEIPTAVPHQPERMSVSTQTKKSGSPSSSSSPAPRMVHRGTQTVSEGSCQNMCHDKYTKIFSDVKEMMKAENKRETERVLKEALDKLRVEMEEEKRQAVNKAVSNTQAEMERKCKQVKEKCKEELMEEMKKMVAQHKQLISQTKKKQWCYNCEEEAMYHCCWNTSYCSIKCQQEHWHADHKRTCRRKR
- the zmynd11 gene encoding zinc finger MYND domain-containing protein 11 isoform X5, which gives rise to MTTCLKFILGRMKERAVDLHKRGKESKQPMYRRLIHTPLDVDNIQENISEGKYKSFEEFRADAQLIVHNTAILHGVNSDQTEIARLLYNDTCHELNELMLCRHCFYLSNARPDNWFCYSCSPTHELVWARMKGFGYWPAKVMQREGNQVDVRFFGHQHQRAWIPSDNIQEITVNVQQLQVKRSSGWKKACDELELHQRFQREGRTWKGKLEEKHDRSDRHERQEDRQEEAESSISSTSNEQSKGNQEPKAKKSRRSQVAEPKEEEPEPEMEAVSSSQEIPTAVPHQPERMSVSTQTKKSGSPSSSSSPAPRMVHRGTQTVSEGSCQNMCHDKYTKIFSDVKEMMKAENKRETERVLKEALDKLRVEMEEEKRQAVNKAVSNTQAEMERKCKQVKEKCKEELMEEMKKMVAQHKQLISQTKKKQWCYNCEEEAMYHCCWNTSYCSIKCQQEHWHADHKRTCRRKR